The Equus asinus isolate D_3611 breed Donkey chromosome 15, EquAss-T2T_v2, whole genome shotgun sequence genome includes a window with the following:
- the LOC123277389 gene encoding uncharacterized protein — protein MSFQKFWRDYKVLIVMVPLVGLIHLGWHRIRSSPVFQIPNKDNVSEPDSLALASPPKSHIQEK, from the coding sequence ATGAGCTTTCAGAAGTTCTGGAGAGACTACAAAGTGCTGATTGTAATGGTCCCTTTAGTTGGGCTCATACATTTGGGGTGGCACAGAATCAGAAGCAGCCCTGTTTTCCAAATACCTAATAAGGACAACGTTTCTGAGCCAGATAGTCTGGCACTTGCAAGTCCTCCGAAGAGCCACATCCAAGAGAAATAG